In Anaerolineae bacterium, the sequence CGCGCGGCTGGCCAGGCACGGCTACCTTTCCCTGATCATTGGCGGACCGCAGGATCACGAAGCGGCGACCATAGCCGAGCAGGCCAGCGAGGGTGCCTCGCTCAACCTCTGTGGCCGCCTCTCTCTCAGTGGGTGCGGGGCCCTACTGCAGCAGGCCAAGCTTCTCGTCGCCAATGATACCGGAGTGATGCACCTGGCCGCAGCCGTCAATACGCCCGTGGTAGGCCTGTTTGGCCCCACCGACCCGGCCATGTACGCCCCCTACGGCGTCCGCCACCGCGCCATCTGGCACCCACAGCCCTGCAGCCCCTGCTTCCGCCAGAAGGAGCGGCGCCCCCAGTGCGCGATGGAGTGCATCCGGAGCATCACGGTGGAGGAGGTCGAGGCCGCGGCGCTGCAGTTGCTGGCGTGACTGCCCGACCAGGCTTGCGGGGGAGCGCCGTCGGATGGCGGTCGCTCGGCACGGCAGCGGCGATTGGCCTTCTCCCCTTCCTCCTCTTCTGGCGCCTGCTCACCCCTGTGGCTGCGGACCGGGCTTACCTGGTCGAGGGCGACCTCTCCTCCCAGTACCTTCCCCTACGAGTCTACGCCGCCACCCGACTGGCCCAGGGCGAGATCCCCCTTTGGAGCCCCTACGTCTTCGGAGGCCAGCCCGGCCTGGCAGACATACAGACTGCCCTGCTCTACCCGCCCAACCTGGTGTGGCTGGCGTTCCGAGGACCCGACTTTGGCATGCAGGACTTGCAGCTTCAGGCCGTCCTGCACCTCAGCCTGGCCGCCGTGGGGATGTACTGGCTCGCCCATCGCTTGTCCTCCTCGCGCCTCGGGGGGGCGGTGGCTGGAGCTGCCTTCGTTCTGGGCGGCTGCCTGACCTCGTTCCCGGTACAGCAGATCACCATCCTCTCTACGGCTGCCTGGCTGCCGTGGCTGCTTCTCCTTCTGGATCAGGCCCTGGAAGGGCGCTTCCCCCTAGCCCGGGGCGGCGCCGCCGTGGCCGCCATCACCGCTCTGACCGTGCTGGCGGGCCACCCCCAGACGGCCATGCTAGCCGCCTACGCCGCCCTAGGCTACGTTCTCTGGCGTCGGCACTGGACCCACCCTACCCGTGCTCGGATGCTCACCGTGGCGGGCGGAGCGCTGCTGGGGCTGGCCCTGACGGCCGTCCAGCTGCTGCCCACCCTCGAGTTCATGTCCCTCTCGACCCGCAGCTCACTGGGATTCGAGGCCGCCACTGTCGGGTTCGGGCTCCACGAGATCGCCGGCTTGCTCTACCCTGGCTACTTCGGAGGCACCCCTCAGTATGCCGGTGCAGTAGTCCTGCTTCTGGCGACAGCAGCAGCGCTCTCCCTGCCCTGGCGAGAGACGGGCTACTGGCTCGGCCTGGGGCTGGCAGGGTTACTCCTCTCTTTCGGTGGGAGTACGGCCTTGGGTCCCCTGATCTATATCCTGCTACCCGGGTTCTCCGCCTCTCGGAACCAGGAGCGGACCGTCCTGTGGCTGGCTCTAGCTCTGGCGGTTCTCGCCGGCCTGGGTGCCGCACGCGTAGCGATGGGGCTCGCGGCAGAGGGATCATCAGCAGGGCGAGCCCGCCGCTTCCTCCGGCGGGCCACCGCCGTGGCGGTGGCCTTCGGCGGCCTGCTC encodes:
- a CDS encoding YfhO family protein, producing MTARPGLRGSAVGWRSLGTAAAIGLLPFLLFWRLLTPVAADRAYLVEGDLSSQYLPLRVYAATRLAQGEIPLWSPYVFGGQPGLADIQTALLYPPNLVWLAFRGPDFGMQDLQLQAVLHLSLAAVGMYWLAHRLSSSRLGGAVAGAAFVLGGCLTSFPVQQITILSTAAWLPWLLLLLDQALEGRFPLARGGAAVAAITALTVLAGHPQTAMLAAYAALGYVLWRRHWTHPTRARMLTVAGGALLGLALTAVQLLPTLEFMSLSTRSSLGFEAATVGFGLHEIAGLLYPGYFGGTPQYAGAVVLLLATAAALSLPWRETGYWLGLGLAGLLLSFGGSTALGPLIYILLPGFSASRNQERTVLWLALALAVLAGLGAARVAMGLAAEGSSAGRARRFLRRATAVAVAFGGLLLAGTGLPAPDSGVNLFGGFLKQHVWLVAGLGLSGIFWHWRARGHVSDHWLATAFALLLAANLASVNWRYHLGEASPAVSRPGASLSALLRTRLQPGQRASTGGLLPEGPNAGLLYGFADTTGNTPLRLQSYARFQERVAEWRQWQLLSVAIVLLPSSVQPERDPSADPGQALALVQSGEPSVYALRQPAPAVRLVHQLERARDEEVWELLAGEHLDPSQVAVVSPEAEVSVMPATIPPTLAYVTWEPERVEAGVTVSSPGLAVFSQVAYPGWTAYVDGRPTEWVLADGLFLAVPVPAGTHVVALEYRPGSFRAGAGLSAVALVLTAALTVRPCLLHRWELHP